Proteins encoded by one window of Yamadazyma tenuis chromosome 2, complete sequence:
- a CDS encoding uncharacterized protein (COG:C; EggNog:ENOG503NU5W), giving the protein MTTAVHPPQPVPSSTTTFAGFSDATILDKFTSQPVSFTTNILVVGGAYAGLSAINAFVTHFKAKSREFPGKYSDKNMVSITLIEPRAGLLNVIGMPRCIVDTEFAQTQFVSFDRLNNFKIDRVVSANDDVVSELAPSPAETSDNNLAGVNVNYVQGHVTYLDETKAQYTLVADTGASCGQAVVDFDYVILATGRDRNWPTTPKAYTHKSFLREMDDSMVRIDAANTISIVGGGAVGIELAGDLKHFRPHKTINLIHPHASIPPEPLQEEFKRLALDSLCQSGVNVILNTRIEAPKSVDLGTTSGDLSTTSGGTITSDLNIWCTAHRNNTSLLAGHLKQFVTPKNDILVNEYLQLKCEDHIISNFFVLGDLVSLDIIKSAGWACYHGRQVANNLTSLIFDNTFVEPTPALDQVPRGMVLVAGNGELICELGGEVSKNVPDFVEEYKDYCFGRLRATLDV; this is encoded by the coding sequence ATGACCACAGCCGTACACCCCCCACAGCCGGTTCCGTCGTCAACAACCACGTTTGCTGGATTTTCAGATGCTACCATTCTTGACAAATTCACAAGCCAACCAGTCTcgttcaccaccaatatcttggtggtgggggGCGCCTATGCGGGACTCTCTGCAATCAACGCATTTGTCACTCACTTCAAGGCCAAGTCCCGGGAGTTTCCCGGAAAATACTCCGATAAAAACATGGTTTCCATCACCCTTATCGAGCCGCGAGCTGGGCTTTTGAACGTGATTGGAATGCCCCGGTGCATTGTGGACACCGAGTTCGCCCAAACGCAGTTCGTGTCATTCGACCGCTTGaataacttcaagatcGACCGGGTGGTACTGGCCAACGACGACGTGGTGCTGGAATTGGCCCCACTGCCAGCCGAGACCAGCGACAACAATCTCGCTGGTGTCAACGTTAACTACGTCCAGGGCCACGTCACGTACTTGGATGAGACCAAGGCCCAGTATACGCTCGTCGCCGACACTGGGGCTTCCTGTGGCCAGGCGGTAGTGGACTTTGACTATGTGATTTTGGCAACTGGCCGTGATCGTAACTGGCCCACCACTCCTAAGGCCTACACTCACAAGTCATTTCTCCGGGAAATGGACGACTCCATGGTCCGCATCGATGCTGCCAATACCATCTCCATTGTGGGTGGTGGGGCGGTGGGCATCGAGTTGGCAGGAGACTTGAAGCACTTCAGGCCCCACAAGACCATCAACCTCATCCACCCCCACGCATCAATTCCGCCCGAGCCACTCCAGGAGGAGTTCAAGCGGCTTGCCCTTGATCTGCTCTGCCAGTCGGGTGTCAACGTGATCCTCAACACACGGATCGAAGCACCCAAATCGGTAGACTTGGGAACTACCTCAGGGGATttatccaccaccagtggCGGCACCATCACCTCCGACTTGAACATCTGGTGCACGGCCCATCGCAACAACACCTCGCTCCTCGCCGGCCACCTCAAGCAGTTTGTGACCCCCAAAAACGATATTCTTGTCAATGAGTACCTACAATTGAAATGCGAGGATCACATTATAAGCAACTTCTTTGTGCTTGGAGACTTGGTGAGccttgatatcatcaagagtGCTGGATGGGCATGTTATCACGGGCGTCAGGTTGCCAATAACCTTACGAGCTTGATCTTTGACAATACATTCGTCGAACCCACCCCGGCACTCGACCAAGTTCCGCGAGGAATGGTGCTAGTGGCAGGTAATGGAGAGTTGATTTGCGAGCTTGGTGGGGAGGTCTCAAAAAATGTCCCTGACTTTGTGGAGGAGTACAAGGACTACTGTTTTGGCCGACTCAGAGCTACCCTCGACGTATAA
- the BUB1 gene encoding protein kinase (EggNog:ENOG503NVH0; COG:D), whose translation MSSSLNISEIEAQKENIEALPGGRSVSSLTYSLKQHGTHRKDLLNQQRQEFEDEVADLDDLDDPLEVYVRYIRWCHDSYPQGNNAESRLLEILEKCTTDFRDFNQYKNDSRYLKIWLEYAKYSDSPTEIFIYLAKKEIGRELSLYYEEFAKVLELRQKFSDAQDVYHIGLQNNARPVSRLIRSSKQFELRKSSQTTDRSDSEVKRVLTLKRGSNPSPEESMPATFKKSKISVFTDDSNLRMADKLFDGKAPSKDILDIQLRKKENVFTPRPWSGEILEQIRPSSSSSSSNKIPVYRDIGVPVEEATQYEVHLTSPNEISTIVKRPGKKPEQVHANLDLIYPEHGEEVSLVELLMLSRTKNMELSSQVHEETLPTQGDSQSASYQENARFTDTFTIPLKDDDTTTFQPRNILQSPTVTLYSKAANNEVMSMFNDVSKMPHESDFEDDKSEGGNSTNYDEFVTETLHKAPAKLPTVQDQIVSSSHIDSFGGTNRNQPQVVDPLSEKLREKLLSGISPPLETYPGYNNTKTHFIEAIRKFRSITDKDTKIVAKGSSGSIVNFCGDEIFSLKCELGQGGYGYVYLIENEVGMLKALKAETISSNWEFYILNQLHRRLKHDPLVDSRLVNPESLYMYKDESFLILNYLNQGTLLDLVNYYKGEGDTVEEILCIFFTIELLRVVEQLHRVGVIHGDLKADNCMIDLKNTFSMSEHYDNKAHEANEWQSPRLVLIDFGRAIDLTLFPEGTEFSSDFRTDEQDCPQMREHKTWSYEADYYGIAATIHTLLFGDYIRVNKLPNGKYKLQNSLRRYWQLPLWQPLFEILLNPYYNVDEKIPLIDELKYQRVRFEEFLKQNSAKLGLKRVINNIERDVYKIIPKRR comes from the coding sequence ATGCTGTCCTCGTTGAACATATCAGAAATTGAAGCACAGAAAGAGAATATCGAAGCACTTCCTGGAGGCAGGTCCGTACTGAGCTTGACATACTCGTTGAAACAGCATGGTACTCATAGAAAAGACCTTCTCAACCAACAGAGACAAGAGTTTGAGGATGAAGTGGCAGATCTTGACGACCTCGATGACCCGTTGGAGGTGTATGTCCGTTATATACGTTGGTGTCATGACAGCTATCCACAAGGTAATAACGCCGAGAGCCGATTGTTAGAGATTCTAGAGAAGTGTACTACAGATTTCAGAGACTTCAATCAGTACAAGAATGACTCTCGATACCTAAAGATATGGTTGGAATACGCCAAATATTCCGATTCACCCACTGAGATCTTCATCTATTTGGccaagaaagaaatcgGCAGAGAATTGTCCCTTTACTATGAAGAGTTTGCTAAGGTTCTTGAACTCCGCCAAAAGTTCAGCGATGCCCAGGACGTTTACCATATAGGATTGCAGAACAATGCCAGACCTGTGAGCAGACTCATCAGATCCCTGAAACAGTTTGAACTACGGAAACTGTCGCAGACCACAGACCGGTCTGATAGTGAAGTCAAACGAGTGTTGACGTTGAAGAGAGGTTCAAACCCATCTCCTGAAGAGTCGATGCCTGCtaccttcaagaagtctAAGATCTCGGTTTTCACCGACGACAGCAATTTGCGCATGGCCGACAAGCTATTCGATGGGAAGGCCCCATCCAAAGATATCCTTGATATTCAACTCAGAAAGAAGGAGAATGTTTTCACCCCACGGCCATGGTCAGGTGAAATATTGGAACAAATCAGACCCTCTCTGAGCAGTAGCTCACTGAACAAGATCCCTGTTTACAGAGATATAGGTGTTCCGGTTGAGGAAGCAACTCAGTATGAAGTCCATCTCACGAGCCCAAACGAGATATCCACAATTGTCAAGAGACCGGGGAAAAAGCCCGAACAGGTGCACGCCAACCTAGACTTAATATACCCAGAACATGGAGAGGAGGTGTCTTTGGTAgaattgttgatgttgagCAGAACCAAAAATATGGAGTTAAGCAGTCAGGTACACGAAGAAACCTTACCCACTCAAGGAGATTCACAAAGCGCTAGCTACCAGGAAAATGCACGGTTCACCGATACTTTCACGATTCCCTTgaaagatgatgatacGACCACCTTCCAACCAAGAAACATTTTGCAGTCTCCAACAGTAACGCTCTATTCCAAAGCTGCAAATAACGAAGTTATGAGCATGTTTAACGATGTGTCCAAAATGCCCCACGAAAGCGATTTTGAAGACGACAAGTCTGAGGGAGGCAACTCAACCAACTATGATGAATTTGTCACTGAGACCCTTCATAAAGCTCCAGCGAAATTACCCACAGTTCAAGACCAAATCGTCAGCTCTTCACATATAGACTCATTTGGCGGCACAAATAGGAACCAACCACAGGTTGTGGATCCATTACTGGAAAAGTTACGtgagaagttgttgtcaGGaatatcaccaccacttgAAACATATCCTGGCTATAATAACACCAAAACTCACTTCATTGAAGCCATACGTAAGTTCAGGTCTATCACTGATAAGGATACCAAGATCGTGGCTAAGGGATCTAGCGGTTCTATTGTGAATTTTTGTGGGGACGAaatcttttctttgaaatgTGAATTGGGCCAAGGAGGATATGGATATGTCTACCTTATTGAAAATGAGGTGGGGATGCTCAAAGCTTTGAAGGCAGAGacgatttcttccaactggGAATTTTACATCCTCAACCAACTCCACCGAAGACTCAAACATGATCCGTTGGTGGACTCTCGTTTGGTGAACCCCGAATCTTTGTATATGTATAAGGATGagagtttcttgattctcaactacttgaacCAAGGAACTTTGCTTGATCTTGTCAATTACTACAAAGGTGAAGGTGATACGGTGGAGGAAATTCTCTGCATTTTCTTCACGATTGAGCTCTTGCGGGTGGTGGAGCAGCTCCACCGGGTGGGAGTGATACATGGAGACCTCAAGGCGGACAACTGTATGATCGACCTCAAGAATACCTTCAGTATGTCCGAGCACTATGATAACAAAGCACATGAAGCAAATGAATGGCAAAGTCCCCGATTGGTGTTAATTGACTTTGGTCGAGCAATTGACTTGACACTCTTTCCAGAAGGCACCGAATTCTCGAGTGATTTCCGGACCGATGAACAAGACTGCCCCCAAATGCGAGAACACAAGACCTGGTCGTACGAAGCAGACTACTATGGCATTGCAGCCACTATCCATACGTTATTATTTGGGGACTATATTCGCGTTAACAAGCTTCCCAATGGCAAGTATAAGCTTCAAAACTCCTTAAGACGTTACTGGCAATTGCCTTTATGGCAGCCTTTGTTTGAGATTCTTCTTAATCCTTACTACAATGTGGACGAAAAAATTCCGTTAATCGATGAATTGAAGTACCAGCGAGTCCGATTTGAAGAGTTTCTCAAACAAAACTCGGCCAAACTCGGCTTAAAAAgagtcatcaacaacataGAGAGAGACGTATATAAGATAATTCCCAAAAGAAGATAG
- the GPI16 gene encoding Subunit of the glycosylphosphatidylinositol transamidase complex-like protein (BUSCO:EOG09261LEU; COG:M,O; EggNog:ENOG503NUNX), producing the protein MIHQVIALIALICGIHANNNFYNESLSLTPLARNNLLANFNFEIKSLPKHLSYYNESNDKDSIADASHYTYFPRSIGPLLEKTNTRELHLRFAQGWWDSESWGSLPVNGSKSGGTGVEVWAVIEAPTSKEALKSWSKLAVSLSAFFCASLNFIDESITTFPINAFNPDTSSFSADPANKLFLLRAAMPSEPICTENLTPFIKLLPTRGKAGISSLLDGHRVFDSLWNSMSIDIQTECDDESEACNFKMDQSISVIVDVMRSLRKKENGPIPKPVEGDKLQCDKSRGYSVWQCFPLGLPTEITYSLRDVFGRPINGGPFSSQGVPVTVNFKAEGWDISFKDGMNKVVSLSENDSTYTILGDDEVNIDFKASDSSKTVGLQTAPLHASRSLTGYSQDKGGFRVVFENPGDSAISFVYFESLPWFIRLYLSTMKATSKGQTGTYQEVDSSEYVTLSHYQPAIDRKRPSHMELLVTVPAKETLTLHYEFDKSLLLYAEYPPDANHGFSVEPAVITVLDTNQKKVYELRTTSSLVVLPTPDFSMPYNVIILTGTVISLAFGSLYNLLIKDVITEEEFEKFAAQSKLRKLRAKIKSLKSFLKSK; encoded by the coding sequence ATGATTCACCAGGTGATAGCGCTAATTGCGTTGATCTGTGGTATACatgccaacaacaacttctaCAATGAGAGCTTGAGCCTCACGCCGTTGGCCCGCAACAAtcttttggccaacttcaacttcgaGATCAAATCATTACCCAAGCACCTTTCATACTATAACGAATCCAATGATAAAGATTCCATAGCTGATGCCAGCCACTACACGTACTTCCCGAGATCCATTGGACCGCTTTTGGAGAAAACGAATACCCGTGAACTCCACTTGCGGTTTGCCCAAGGCTGGTGGGATTCCGAATCATGGGGCAGTTTACCTGTAAATGGGTCGAAAAGTGGAGGTACCGGAGTAGAGGTTTGGGCAGTCATCGAAGCTCCTACGTCCAAGGAAGCgttgaagagttggtcTAAGCTAGCGGTGCTGCTTTCAGCTTTTTTCTGTGCTTCGCTAAACTTTATTGATGAGTCTATCACCACGTTTCCCATAAATGCTTTTAATCCTGATACTTCAAGTTTCAGCGCTGACCCGGCAAAtaagttgttcttgttgcGAGCGGCCATGCCAAGCGAGCCCATTTGCACGGAAAACTTGACTCcattcatcaagttgttacCCACCAGAGGGAAAGCTGGGATTTCATCGTTATTGGATGGTCACAGAGTATTCGATTCATTATGGAACTCCATGTCGATAGATATCCAAACTGAATGCGACGATGAGTCTGAAGCCtgcaacttcaagatgGACCAGAGCATCTCGGTGATTGTAGATGTGATGAGATCTTTACGTAAAAAAGAAAATGGCCCCATTCCAAAGCCCGTTGAAGGCGACAAATTACAGTGTGATAAGTCAAGAGGTTACAGTGTCTGGCAGTGTTTCCCGTTGGGGCTTCCCACGGAAATCACGTACAGCTTGCGGGATGTGTTTGGTCGACCCATTAACGGTGGTCCTTTTAGCTCTCAGGGTGTGCCAGTAACGGTGAACTTCAAAGCAGAAGGATGGGATATAAGCTTCAAAGACGGCATGAACAAAGTTGTGTCGCTCTCAGAAAATGATTCTACCTACACTATTTTAGGCGATGATGAGGTGAATATCGACTTTAAAGCTTCAGATTCCTCCAAGACAGTAGGTCTCCAGACTGCACCATTACATGCTTCCAGATCTTTAACCGGATACTCCCAAGACAAAGGTGGATTTAGAGTTGTTTTCGAGAACCCTGGCGACAGTGCTATTAGTTTCGTCTATTTTGAATCGTTACCCTGGTTCATTAGATTGTATCTCAGTACCATGAAAGCCACATCCAAGGGACAAACTGGAACTTATCAGGAGGTAGACTCGTCCGAGTATGTGACATTATCACACTATCAGCCTGCCATAGACAGAAAGAGGCCTTCCCATATGGAGTTGCTTGTGACGGTCCCTGCCAAAGAAACCTTGACGTTACACTATGAATTCGACAAGTCTTTACTTCTTTACGCGGAATACCCACCAGATGCGAACCATGGATTTTCTGTGGAGCCAGCCGTCATCACAGTGTTGGATACCAACCAGAAGAAGGTCTATGAATTGAGAACTACCAGTTCATTGGTGGTGCTTCCTACCCCTGACTTCTCCATGCCCTATAACGTAATCATATTGACAGGAACCGTGATCTCGCTTGCATTTGGCTCCCTCTAtaatttgttgataaaAGACGTCATTACCGAAgaggagtttgaaaagtttgcTGCTCAAAGTAAGTTACGCAAGTTAAGagccaagatcaagtcaTTAAAGTCTTTTTTGAAAAGTAAATAA
- a CDS encoding uncharacterized protein (EggNog:ENOG503NXMC; COG:S): MSTQNSLVLLNRVFSLKDGFPFVLVVDSLLQSSYHLIQEFVHNCNNDIVYLSFETVNKPSYATHFIDCMDVTAGEIVKQVKQLSTTKPESSPLLTRKTLIIVDSLNYVGLEDLTTFVSSLISPTSIVLGVFHGDFKSSSTKNPNFPSHMTLLTYIASSILDVEPYHTSEIDEEEIDMEISRLKTPIIKALHSSMFKITLTNRRKSGRALTSRFIINSVNHTYEAFKETEAKISAEDESLLKDLTTFNLTTNTKQKLAKDQVDLPFMQAQEELGSYSGAIIYEFEKDDDYDEEDPYEDPF, from the coding sequence ATGTCTACACAGAACTCTTTGGTTCTTTTGAACCGGGTGTTCTCGTTGAAAGATGGGTTTCCATTTGTGTTAGTAGTAGACTCCTTGTTACAGTCATCCTACCATCTCATCCAGGAATTCGTCCATAACTGCAATAACGACATAGTATACTTGTCGTTTGAAACCGTCAATAAGCCATCTTATGCCACACACTTCATAGACTGCATGGATGTGACAGCCGGGGAAATTGTAAAGCAGGTGAAGCAActttccaccaccaagcCTGAATCCTCACCGCTACTAACAAGGAAAACGTTGATAATAGTTGATTCTCTCAACTATGTGGGATTGGAAGATCTCACCACATTTGTATCATCCTTGATTCTGCCCACGAGCATAGTATTGGGAGTGTTCCATGGCGACTTCAAGTCGAGCTCTACCAAGAACCCCAATTTCCCTTCTCATATGACGTTGTTGACATACATTGCCAGTTCTATCTTGGATGTCGAACCCTACCATACATCAGAAAtagacgaagaagagataGATATGGAGATCAGCCGCTTGAAAACTCCCATTATCAAAGCCCTTCACTCGTCAATGTTCAAGATTACGCTAACCAACCGTAGAAAGTCAGGCAGAGCTTTGACATCACGGTTTATCATTAACTCGGTGAACCACACATATGAAGCGTtcaaagaaacagaagCAAAGATTTCAGCTGAAGACGAGAGTCTCCTCAAAGACTTGACGacgttcaacttgactaCAAACACGAAGCAGAAATTAGCCAAAGATCAGGTGGACTTACCGTTCATGCAAGCACAAGAAGAGCTCGGCTCATACTCAGGTGCCATTATATATGAATTCGAGAAAGACGATGACTACGACGAGGAGGATCCTTACGAGGACCCGTTCTAG